In Cryptomeria japonica chromosome 10, Sugi_1.0, whole genome shotgun sequence, a genomic segment contains:
- the LOC131076551 gene encoding uncharacterized protein LOC131076551 encodes MPWPKEKMQNSNIKTGREKENMVSFATWAANASKSAIPVSAGTVPVSASKSSVLVYVVIVPVCVGTIPIFAGTVLVSTGTVPISASKSSVLVFASTIPVCATTIPVYAGIVLVYVVLVGTVPVSVVSVPVGTVPILIGIIPVLVGTVSVLVGIVPIYVVPVHVGTIPVPVGTVPVLAGTIPVHVGTVPIPIGIIPVLVVPVLVGPVPVLAGAIPVPIGVTPVLASTLPILVVLVHTSTVQVPVRVVLVLVGIVPIPIDTVQVHVDVVQVPTGITPMSSVQELGYVVPIPCSTILSFPGMASPATVWSIVLVPFVVSDASTGFCGNDTRRCAGGSPSLIFWNNTPTGRTSLTGLATVSASCGTKCVEGNLEGVNFTLVLFHYVCNLLC; translated from the exons ATGCCATGGCCCAAAGAGAAGATGCAAAACAGTAACATCAAAactggaagagaaaaggaaaacatG GTGAGCTTTGCCACTTGGGCTGCTAATGCCTCCAAGTCAGCTATACCAGTTTCTGCTGGTACTGTACCAGTTTCTGCCTCCAAGTCATCTGTACTAGTTTATGTCGTTATCGTACCAGTTTGTGTTGGTACTATACCAATTTTTGCTGGTACCGTACTTGTTTCTACTGGTACCGTACCAATTTCTGCCTCCAAGTCATCCGTACTAGTTTTTGCTAGTACCATACCGGTTTGTGCTACTACCATACCAGTTTATGCTGGCATCGTACTAGTTTATGTTG TTCTTGTTGGCACTGTACCAGTTTCTGTTGTATCAGTACCTGTTGGCACTGTACCAATTCTTATTGGCATCATACCAGTTCTTGTTGGCACTGTATCAGTTCTTGTTGGCATCGTACCAATTTATGTCGTACCAGTACATGTTGGCACAATACCAGTACCTGTTGGCACCGTACCAGTTCTTGCTGGCACCATACCAGTTCATGTTGGCACAGTACCAATTCCTATTGGAATCATACCAGTTCTTGTTGTACCAGTTCTTGTTGGTCCTGTACCAGTACTTGCTGGAGCCATACCAGTACCTATTGGAGTCACACCAGTACTTGCTAGTACCTTACCAATTCTTGTTGTACTTGTTCATACAAGCACCGTACAAGTACCAGTTAGAGTCGTACTAGTACTTGTTGGAATAGTACCAATACCTATTGACACTGTACAAGTACATGTTGATGTTGTACAAGTACCTACTGGTATCACACCAATGTCTTCCGTACAAGAACTTGGATATGTCGTACCAATTCCTTGCTCGACCATTCTATCTTTTCCTGGTATGGCCTCCCCTGCCACTGTCTGGTCTATCGTACTAGTACCCTTCGTGGTTTCTGATGCTAGTACTGGTTTTTGTGGTAATGATACCCGTCGTTGCGCTGGTGGTTCCCCTTCATTGATTTTTTGGAACAACACCCCTACTGGTCGTACGTCCCTCACAGGGTTGGCCACTGTAAGTGCTTCTTGTGGTACCAAGTGTGTCGAAGGTAATTTGGAAGGTGTGAACTTTACCCTTGTACTCTTCCATTATGTTTGTAACCTTCTGTGTTGa